A stretch of DNA from Phocoena sinus isolate mPhoSin1 chromosome 5, mPhoSin1.pri, whole genome shotgun sequence:
aatgttaaatacagttttaaaaaaccaatttaacacaagaaagaaaagtgtCATAAAAGAACCGAGTAAAGCAATCAGGTAAGATAcccagaaaagtaaacaaaacctACACAAGTACAGATTTAAAACTTAAGAGCTGAAAAAATTCTATGGACAGACCCTTTCAGCTTAAGGTGTCCTTCTGGTACCCCTGGTTATCTAATAATCTACCCTCAAAAGCCTGGGATTTCTGACTCCTTCAAATGTCCTGGACATAACCACATTACAGAAATAGAGCTGATGTCACTCTTACCCAGAGCAAAGACTACACAGACTCCCTCAGTGTCACAGCAAATGCTATTCTTTAGGCTACCCTATAGATCTACACCCAAATCTCCAGAAGCTAGGGcctgagaacttttttttaacaaatgtgcTCATGTGGTTATGTTTAGCAAAGTCTGGGAACCAAAGACTGGTAAAAAGCCAAACTCCTCTAGCTTGCAACTCATGACTCATTCATCTCCAACGTTACCTTTCCAATCTCATTTCTCATTCCTTTTATACCCTCAATGTGCCAGATCAAACTATGTTCATTCCCTGCCTGCAATGCCCGCTCGACCTCTTGTCTAAAATTTACCCGTCACTCAGGTTCCACCTGGAATACCACTCCCAGATTCTCGGCTACTTTAAAGTCATTTCTCCTCCAAACTTCAACCATAGTTAAGTTCTCCTATATTTCATGGAAGTTATATTTAGCTTGTATTTGTATTAATGTAACATGCCTAACCTCCCCTTACAAATTAACTCCTGAAAGGCAGAATGAACTTGCAAAGTTTGATGTCAGATTTGGTGTAGAGACTTAGCCAGAGCACTTTATAGAACAAAAGCTGAATAAACTGAAGGCAAACCACTCCTCCGAACCAACTTCTTCTCTTATAAAGACCAATCACCTCTCAAATCTTTCCACTTAGGTCTCTGGAGAAAACTTAATGTAGCCAGTAGGGTTAATTAAGAGTAAGCGCTTCCGTAAAACGTGGAACGAATCCTCTTACCAGCTATGTAACTTTAAGCAACAAGCCTTGGTTtctccaccaaaaaaataaataaataaaaaatacctccCAGATGGACTTTTGGCAGAGCTTATCATAAAAATGCTGAGCAAATATTATCACCATAAAGCCCACTGCTTCTATTCCTACCTATGCCACTACCAATCCTTTTGCACATCCACAAGACCCAGTCATCGCCCAATAACCCCATTCACCCCCAATCCAGCCTTTGGTCTTCATGTAGGTGCCTTGACAAAGCAGAGAAAGCGTTCCAAGCACTCACCTTTGCTGAAAGAATGACTTCACTATCCATCCCGCTGCACACTTAGTCTCTGGCACACCGAAGGTTTCCCTGCCCTGCTCAAACCCCATCAATTACCACATTTTAAAGAATCAAGCCAAAAAATCTGTCCTATGAGGCCCTTCATTACCTGTGATGTTTCTACCTTTCCTGTATATCATCTCCCAAAacattctgctccagccacactagaACTACGTATGGCGATTCTGTTCCTACACTTTTAGGACCTTCCACTCTCCATCAGCCTGAGACTTTCTTACCTGCCTGCCCCACCCAACCTTTTAATTTCTACATCTAGCATAAAGATGTCCCAACATCATAACTGAATAGGAGCTAGTATCATTTATTAGTTTGTTCAGCATCGATTATCCCTAGTCAAGGAGGATTCTACTGATACAATATGCAACTTTTGGTATCTTTCACCAGTCTTCTAATAATGATTAGCATGCAGTGcaacagacacagacacacttAAGATAGCCCATGTGATTTCATAGTTACTTACCTGTCACGGACACATTTAGCACACATGGAACCACCGTAGGCCCGGCTAACATGTTTTTTTTCGTTTAGACAACCTCATAAGAACTTTAGGTCTCACAGCACGGACCTGCATAAAGAAAACGCTGAGATTATTTTGTGATGCtttaacagaaacagaaattgtCCTAGATTTCTGATGAGCATTAAGTATAAACATTCATCTAGGTTACAAAAGGAATGGTACACTGATCTACCTGAAAGCATTTCACTGTATTTGCCATATAGGCTTTAAAAGAAAGTCTACATTCTTCATAGATATGGATCATGAAGGCTTAGTAATTCTCAACCCCCCTAGTGGCGACCTCTCCTTCACTCACTCACCAAAGGAATTAATGCTCAACCCTTCTTATGTTATTCACAGCAAAAGGATCACTTACTCCTCGAAGTCGGCCTGGGCACACGCCACATGCGGATTTTGGTGCTTTCCCAACTTTCTTGGTATAAAGGTAACAATTCTATTACCAGGGGTTCGGGACCTAGAAAGTGAGAGAATAGACAACAGTTCAACATTTTGCAGAATAAATGACAATAcgtatattaattttgaaatacttaCAGCCTGGTTTTGTTAGAGGCTGTATTGTAGGACAGCCTACGACGGTACGTCAACGCTGAACCATCCTGAATGcctaaatcaagaagaaatagaattgcATTGTAGAAAAATTCAAACCTTAAAACAAAACAGCATCACAGAGTTTACACATTACCCATGTAAGTTCTTACATATAATATCCTTATCTTAAGGTATCTTATGAAAAGGATTCCATGTTTTAAAACTACAGCTGATGATTTACTATGAGGATGAACTGGGGAGACTGAATCAAACCACAAAGAGTAGAATCTCTCAGCCCAGAGCTTAAaggtggaaggagaaagaagatgcTTTAGCTGCCTGGGTTGGCTTAATCAGGGGCTTCCCGGAGGAGGGGAGCCAAAGCCAGTGATTTAAGCAGGTGAAGGAACAGGGAACATTGGTCCTTTATGCCCCCACCGAAAGCCCCTTAGCATCCTCTTCGTCTTTGGGACCTAGGGCTGGACCCAGTGCAGGTTGATCCATCCTGAATATGATGGTTATTTAAGATTATTGACCATTTCTCCCCGACCCTGCAAAACAAAGGGGAACTTGGAGCTCCTCTTTTTCCTGAGGTTCTACTGTGCAGTGGCGATTACATCCCCCTAAAATAACACATTTgtataccaaaataaataaataaactactgcTGACCCTTTGTACCCGCAGCTTCTGCATCCGCAGATTCAACGAACCGCCGATCAAAAATACCCAGGGAAAATAAACTTCAcgaagttccaaaaagcaaaactcgAATTTGCTGCGTGCccacaactatttacatagtcaTTTACATTGCATTACGTGTTATAagaatctagagatgatttaaagtatatgggaggatttTACACAAGTGACTTGAGCATCAGCGATTTTGGTATCCTCGGGGATCCTGCAACAATCCCCAGAATACTGAGGGACAGCTATACTTATATTTAAGGGTGATTGGGAGGAATGCTAAGGGGCGATGTTTGTTTTCCTGACGGTAATCAAACGTGGCACTTGGTTAAAATTTTGATTACCAGGCTTTTCTCTCAAAGAGTCTGATTCTGTTTGGAGTAGTATCCAGAAAAGTGCTACCAACAGGCAAGTTTGAGAAACGCTGGTTTTAAAGGAAGAGCACACGACCACACCTATGTGTAAGTTGAATCCTTAGCTATACCATTTACTGAGACTATAAAGCTCCATAGGCCAgcttacttatctgtaaaatataatttttgactATTTCGCACAACTGTCATTAGGATTAAACGACAGCAGGCATTCTGTCCCAACCTAGTGGCTGCCCAGGGTTCAGTGTTCTGCCCCCAAAGCAGCATCCGGGATAAGTTGGGTGCCATTTAATACTAATTTTGGTACTGGATCAAGTGTTTCTGGATTATGGCATCCaactggtttttcttcttttttcagtgaACTACCCAAAATACCATAAAACATAGGCAAACTTGAATCAACctaattttccccaaattctgTAACCATTTCGTCACAGCATGTTACTTAAAAGGCAACAGTCTGCATCTGGTGTTGCAAGCTCCTTACTACCATTACACTGGAACTGTCAGACATCAAAACCCACAGGGAAGGCCGGTGCGAGTGACCCAATCAGCCGTTTGCCTCTCCAAAACCAAGACAGAAAACTCCCTATTAAAAAGTTTTATCTTACTTGCTATTGGTCTTAGAACACATTTTGAAATGACCTGAACGTGCCGGTCGTCGACCCTCCAGACCTGGAGAACAGCTACAAGCGCGGGGTTAAAGCATGGCCTAAGATATGAGAACGTCCGGCGACTTCGCAGTCTCCATCAGCCGGAACTCACAACCATTTGTCTCCGAACGCCGGACTGCAAAGGCGGTAAAGCCAGGGGTGGTGAGCTCCTGCCACTCACTGCTGCGGAGCGGAGGTTGGGATCGAGAGGTGTCTAAAGCTAAAGTCCGGGGAACTGCTCACTACCAATCTTCCTCCTAAGCCCTTACCCCCACGCCAGCTCAAAGACTGTGCCTAAGAGACCCCGTCTCTGCAACTCCCCGGATGGCGGCCGATTGTAAAGGCAGTACcaataaagacaaggaaaaagcaACCATACCTCTAGATACCGTCCCCCGAAAGAGGAAGCAGAAAGCACCAGCGAGTTCAAGGGTCAAATATGACTGCGCGTGATAGGAAATACGTCATAGGAAGAGGCGCGGCGGCAGAACGCAGCCATGTTGTACGGAAGCCACGCAGCTCCCCTCGGTGGGCGGGGATTCATAGCACCGCCGCGTTGTACGTCTAGCGACGTGCCGCCCTCTGTGGGTCGGGATGCTCCCAGCGTTCCGCAACAGCGCCGCACGAAGGTCTTTCGGGAATCGCTGTAGAAACAAATACAAATGACGAAGGACCTACGAAGGGCGGAGGTGGGACAAAACCAGGCTTTTACCGTTCTCAAGGGCGCTAAGACATATTTGACTTAAAGAGCGCCACTTTTGGGGTTAGGCCTGAGTTTAAAGCCCAATGCTGACACTTATCACTAGTTGACTTTGAGGAGTTACTGTCCTTAACCGGCCCTTCTCTTTTCTTGTCCTTCATTCAGAGCACAAATTTTACACGTTAGGATTTTAATCCAATATCTGCTAATTATTAGCTGTGTTATGTGGGTGAGTCCTTACATCTCGAACAGGAAGCTATTAGTAACCTTGCAGAGTTATGTCGTGATCAAAAGCATCATGAAGTTAAAGCACTCAGCACGGTGTCTtgtagagcagtggtccccaacccctTTTGGGCACCAAGGACCGGTTTCGTGGAGGACGGtttttttcggggggggggggggcggttgggaggggatatgggggatggttcaggcggtaatgcgagtgtTGGGAAgccgcagatgaagctttgcttgcttgcCCGCtcttcacctcctgctgtgcgccCGGTTTCTAGCAGGCCGCTGAGCGGTACCGGTCCACGGCCGGTTGCGGACCCCTCTTGTAGAgagtgagtgctcaataaatggtggttaATCTTATGATTATGTACAAAGAGTTTCTTGAGGCTTCACATAGGTGGTAAAGTTTTAACAGGGCcttaaagatgaggaagaaaaaaaatgacctctCTAAAATAGCATGTGAAAGTTTACATTAAGTgcttctgtgtatttttctgtgaaGAGGGTCCTTAGTTTTCACTATATGGTCAAAGCGGTTCATGACTTCCAAAAAAGTAAACACTTTCCCTGGGCTCTAAGGAAGACCGCTAAAAACggtctttacatttttaatcttagATTAAGCTCCCTGGAAACATACCGAGAGAGTTATATGCTGGTG
This window harbors:
- the RPL34 gene encoding LOW QUALITY PROTEIN: 60S ribosomal protein L34 (The sequence of the model RefSeq protein was modified relative to this genomic sequence to represent the inferred CDS: inserted 1 base in 1 codon; deleted 2 bases in 2 codons); the encoded protein is HAQSYLTLELAGAFCFLFRGTVSRGIQDGSALTYRRRLSYNTASNKTRLSRTPGNRIVXLYTKKVGKAPKSACGVCPGRLRGVRAVRPKVLMRLSKEKKHVSRAYGGSMCAKCVRDRIKRAFLIEEQKIVVKVLKAQAQSQKAK